The Sphingobium sp. JS3065 genome includes a region encoding these proteins:
- a CDS encoding ArsR/SmtB family transcription factor, with translation MSRVDGSPARLFAALGDTTRLGLIGRLSEGGERSIVQLGDGLPISRQAVAKHLDVLLGAGLVRRTRSGREVLFTLRPEVVAEARDWLDKVGSQWDGTLGRFKEFAENQP, from the coding sequence ATGTCGAGGGTTGATGGCTCCCCTGCCCGGCTGTTTGCGGCGCTGGGGGATACGACGCGGCTGGGGTTGATCGGGCGGCTTTCCGAGGGTGGGGAGCGGTCTATCGTCCAGTTGGGCGATGGATTGCCGATCAGCCGTCAGGCGGTGGCGAAGCATCTGGATGTGCTGCTTGGCGCCGGGTTGGTGCGGCGGACCCGGAGCGGGCGGGAGGTGCTGTTCACCCTGCGTCCGGAGGTCGTCGCAGAAGCGCGGGACTGGCTCGACAAGGTCGGGAGTCAGTGGGACGGGACTTTGGGCCGGTTCAAGGAATTTGCCGAGAACCAGCCCTAA
- the lspA gene encoding signal peptidase II — translation MAALNHRPLGLIVATVTLALDQLVKYTVTYPLALKSRMDDGIEILPVFRLRWLENRGVSMGFFHAETDVMRWILVGMTMLIAGFVGVWMWREKERQDVAALGLVLGGAIGNIIDRVRLGFVIDYADLHFGEWRPFLIFNLADAAITFGVLILLARALLLREKGAKTESLN, via the coding sequence ATGGCGGCCCTCAACCACCGCCCCCTCGGCCTGATCGTCGCGACCGTCACGCTCGCGCTCGACCAACTCGTCAAATATACCGTCACCTATCCGCTGGCGCTGAAAAGCCGGATGGACGACGGCATTGAAATCCTGCCGGTCTTCCGCCTGCGCTGGCTGGAAAATCGCGGGGTTTCGATGGGTTTCTTCCATGCCGAAACGGATGTGATGCGCTGGATACTGGTCGGCATGACCATGCTGATCGCGGGCTTTGTGGGGGTGTGGATGTGGCGCGAAAAGGAGCGGCAGGATGTCGCGGCGCTCGGCCTGGTCCTCGGCGGCGCGATCGGCAACATCATCGACCGCGTGCGCCTGGGCTTTGTGATCGACTATGCCGACCTGCATTTCGGCGAATGGCGGCCTTTCCTGATTTTCAACCTGGCCGATGCGGCCATCACTTTCGGCGTGCTGATCCTGCTTGCGCGGGCGCTTCTGCTGCGCGAGAAGGGCGCAAAGACGGAGTCTCTGAACTGA
- a CDS encoding DUF3035 domain-containing protein translates to MRKLILAAGLISMLSACGGGGGLFNRTRPDEFAVSRQAPLVIPPDFALVPPAPGTPAAAQVDSSKAAMEAMFGGPAARSAAETGTLNAAGRANAAAGIRSSAGDPGTEVVDKGATTRDIIAAPEGDGQDARASTPQ, encoded by the coding sequence ATGCGTAAACTGATCCTCGCCGCTGGCCTTATTTCCATGTTGTCCGCTTGCGGCGGCGGTGGCGGCCTGTTCAACCGCACCCGCCCCGATGAGTTCGCCGTGTCGCGTCAGGCGCCGCTGGTGATCCCGCCCGACTTCGCGCTGGTTCCGCCCGCTCCGGGCACCCCGGCCGCCGCGCAGGTGGATTCCAGCAAGGCCGCGATGGAGGCCATGTTCGGCGGTCCCGCCGCGCGCAGCGCCGCCGAAACCGGCACGCTGAACGCCGCCGGCCGTGCCAATGCCGCCGCAGGCATCCGCTCATCGGCGGGCGATCCGGGCACCGAAGTCGTGGACAAGGGCGCCACCACCCGCGACATCATCGCCGCCCCGGAAGGCGACGGCCAGGACGCCCGCGCCTCCACTCCGCAATGA